Genomic window (Podarcis muralis chromosome 9, rPodMur119.hap1.1, whole genome shotgun sequence):
TCAAGAGGAAATGTCTGAGCATTGGGGGCTCAGTTTAGAATGGGGCAACCTGGACAGGTGGGAGCAGAGACATGGCAGACGGTTAATTTCTGGATAGTACAGAGGAAAACTGAtaagttttctccttctcttctaaTCCTAAAACTCAGGATCATTTGATGAAATTGATTGGCAGTAGATGCAGATGTTCTTCTTCAGATTATAGCACATAGATAAACAAGTAGAATTTGCTAgcacaagatgtagtgattgcAACTACCTTATATAGCTATAAAAGGCaattacagtgttaccttggtttatgaacttaatccattctggaagttcgttcttaaaccaaagccttcTTGAACcaaagcgtgctttcccatagcagcgggggactaaATTTACAAatagaacacactcaacaggaagcgaaacattcttattccaaagcaaagttcacaaaccaaaacacctacttcacggtttgcagcgttcttaatccaagctgttcataaactaagctgttcttaaaccaaggtaccactgtatacaaattcatAGCAGATAAGCCTATTGCAGAGTTATTGCCTATTGCTGAGCTatgtgtctctgaataccagctgctggggggAGGTTGTGGAGGCAAAAGCAAAGAGGGCAATTGCCTTCAGACTCTGCTGATGGGCTTCCCAGAAATATCTAGCTGACCACTCTgggaatgttggactagataaagCTTTAATCTGACCCAATAGGGCACTTGTTCTATTATTCATTTGTTGTAAGCCACtgtgaggttttattacaatcaagcagtatataaattcttgtaaataaataacattatgaGACACTGAACAGCTACAGCTACATTAACAATGGGGAGATGTCAGTTCATGCAAAAAGTGCCTCTATAAGATTTGAGCCTGACGCTTCCTGAGCCGGGCGCTGGAGGCAGCCGTTTCACCCCAGCAcctcatgaatgaatgaatgaatcatcaTGATGTAGCGCtctatcacaatgttgaaaacctgatattgcccagccctaatgtTCAGCGAGCAGCAAGGGGAGAGTGAAGGGTAAGTGGACAGGGAGCAAAGAGTTGAATAACACTGGCTCAGACTGGTAGCTGTCAAGAGGCTCACTGCACCTCTTCTCTCTAAACTTCGAATGGACTTATTAGGCAGCTCAGTGTCACAGTTTCAAGAGCTTGTGGGAGTTATACCAGCAGAGAACCAGTCTCCCAACTATTCTGTACAGTAAACTGTACTTGAGTGCTCATTTTATCTTTAATAAGTATCGTCAGTACTGTAAGACTTTAACAGGTTACCGTAAATGTGCTGTAACTTCAGGAAAATAGGAATTTCTCCTAGGCAGGTTAACTTGCAAGTCCTCATTGAAATCAGCATGCACGGTGTTTATGGACTTGCATCCAACTTCTTCATTTTAACAGTGTTTCAAATGTGCCTGTCTACAAGATGGGTACTGGAAAAGAATTACAGAACCACTCTGCATTTAAACCACTGTTTAAACAATGGCTTTCTAGTGCTGCTCATGAGTTCCTCACTAATACTTAGTCCTTCAACTTGCTTTAaacacagggatggagaaccttttccAGCCTTTGCAGGGCAACATTCCAGTCTGTGCAATCTTCTGAGAGCCACATGACAGTGGCTGGCACGGTTAGGCATTATgggagttcaaagacacattccagccaggcaaaaaccttgGAGGTGCAGAATGGGGCCAGTGAGGAGTATCACCCAGGGAGAGCCCCAAGGGCCAGATACGGAAGCTAgcagggccacatctggcccctgggctggAAGTTCTCTTACTTCTGCTTTAACAGATTAGCCAACAAGCAACCTCATGAGCTAAGCAGTCTTTTTGCAGCTCCTCTCTAAATCCAGATGTAGCTCTTCTTTAATAATGTGTCCTGAAGTTTATACTGAACAGTCATATCGTCTATTTCAGATATGTATAATTGTGAGGGGGCTGGtggatgttgtttttaaaaaagtgatagcAGCTTTGCAAGTCAACTACTTTTAGCCACAACATCTATACATTATAATACTAAATTTAAATGAATTTCACTCAAATGTCAAATTTACACTAGCAAAAGCCTTACATAAGATTTTATAAACCCTGTTTTATGTAACCCCTTCATGGATTTCTTTATTAAATAGTAATTTTAACCTTTGCATGTTTAAAAGCAGGGCTGtacatttttcttgattttactgttttatcttttgcaaaccgctttgggttttgttttgtttttttacaatcaagcggtgtataaatttcatgaaataaagaaataaataaaaaccttgcTAAAGATATACCTAATTTTGCTTTAACCAATAGGCCTTCAGATAGAATCTTATCAAAACATGAAACATATTATTTTGTTAAATAATACCATACCACCGGATAGTAAAAACTCTGTTTCCTGCTGGCCCTACTGCAGTTGCCATGTCTGGAGGAATCCCATAGGGCTTATCAGACCCTTATGTTCCCCTGCCCGCTTCTTCCTTGGCACAAGTGCAGACAGCTTGCCAGGCCATCACAGGAAATGGGAAGCACCTCTCAATCAAGGAACGTGAACTGGGAGGGCTGGAGAAGCACACACCTCTTTCGCATTCTCTAGGATACAGCCTAGGATACGGAGTGCCCATGCACACATGCTCCAAGGGAAAATGGAAACAAAGCTCTACTGTGGTCTACAAGATACCTTTGCACAAGGTTGTAGCACAAAAGCAGAACATGTTTTGTCACacatggttaataataataataatttattatttataccccacccatctgtctgggcttccccagcctatctgggtggcttccaacaaaatattaaaattcggtaatccatcaaacattaaaagcttccctaaacagggctgccttcagatgtcttctaaaagtctggtagttgtttttctctttgacatctggtgggagggcgttccacagggcgggtggttAAATATATTatagttttgatttatttatgtgtttatataaTATTTAACAATTCAAACAACTAATCATTCAGCAATTTGGAGATTTACTATTTTCATTGCTCTCAAAGATATCATGaacataattattttttaaaagggcgaAATGTGTCCCTATTATTAACTTCTTAAACATAATCAATTATGATTTCCTGTGATACACTTTAATATAGGTTAAGTCAATAGCTATGCCAGAACAATAGCAAAACTATTCTGTTAGCATTTCAATGACTCATATCCCCAGAGTTTAAGATCATAGTTCAAAGTAAAAGTGTCCCTATTAAACACAAAACAAGTTTAACAATTCAAGTGAATATCCCTTTTAAACACAAGTTGCTTGAGATCGGCTTGCAGGTCTTCATCCCAGGATCCCAGTATATCCAAGTACGTATGCTGGCAGGTCCACCATTTACTTTTCTAGAATATGGTAGTGTACAGTGAAAAATAGAAATTTATACATTTAAACCAAGCTGTATCTTTACACTTAACAAGTATCTCACATTCATTGTAaaactaattaattttataactCTGCAGAGTCTAGAAATCTAAAatttaagaaaaatgaaataagCACAAAAACACTCAGTAGTCTTAAAAAGACAATTAAAGCTCTTTATAATACAAAAGCTATTACTGCTTATGACAGGGGGTGGTATGCAATCTTAGACATACTCAGAGTGAAACCATCAAAATCAATGGACAGGTAACTTAAGTCCATTGGTTTTAATAGGCTTACTCAAGAGTGtgagttggatatcacccaatgTTCCACCCCGCCTTGCAAAAAACATCACCTTTCTGTTTTGTCTTTTCCCATCAAGGCTGACTGTATTTTATACAAGGTTTACTGGCAAACCTTCTTGCAGTTTTATTAGTAAACATCTAGCAACCCATTTATTGAACACACCCCATTTTCCCCATTTAGAAGACCAAGGTAACACAGAACATTTAAaatagggatgaggaacctgtgtccttcgggtgttgttggactaaccactggtcctgatgGCTGGGGGTGGtgaaagctggagtccaacaacatctgcagggtcacaTTTTCCCATGCCTTAACTGAAACACAGAAACACATTATTACAACAATCACTATATAAAAGaaagacatatttttaaaaaaactaaaataaaagttTTGATAATTAAATTCTTTAAATATATCACCCAATATGGCTGTCTCATAACTGCAGAGCCATTGCCACGaacgggctgtagctcagtggcagaacacataaCTTGCATACAAAAGGTCCTAAATTAAATCCTTGgatctctaggcagggctggaATAATTTCTTAAATGCTGGGGTTGATTTTTATGTCATCCCATCTCACAGTCTAGTCCTGCAGGCAATCAAATCTTCTCACATTCAGCTACAACTTCAGagtcctagaatcacagaatcatagagttggaatagaccacaagggccatcgagtccaaccccctgccaagcaggaaacatttcATTCCTTGTTAGGAATGAAAATACTTCAGAAagcacatacagtggaacctcagttttcaaatgtaatccattccagaagtccattcaacttccaaaacgtttgaaaaccgagacTCAAAGGGCTGTTGGCAAAGTGAAcggagaaaaatgagaaacgcgcctcggaagccattcgacttccgaggtgcattcgaaaactgaagcattcacttccgggtttttggcgttcggcttctgaaacgtTCGGCGGCCaagatgttcaaaaaccaaggttccactgtgcaTCACATAACTCAAAAGAGGCATGCTTAGATGTGTATATCATTACAATGTCTTACCATAAAAGATTTAGCCCAGGAGCGACACAAGCATCACAATACCCATGAACTGGACAAAGAGCACCACAGGTGTGAGGAAAGACCATATGGGCCATAAAGAAATGTTAAAActgggaaaagaaagagagagaaacatgtaGCATATGTTGCAAGAAGTAGAGAATATTACAGTACGGGCAATTTGAGAACCAGCCAAATCCCAAAGTGAGACAAGTTTCACAGTATATTTGAACTGAGATACCATGAGAACATTCCTTTACACATAGTCTCCAGAAGAAGAGGTGTACAATGTGCAGAAGATATCCACATATATTTGAAACTTATGTCTCAGTATCCAGAGTCTTCAAGGCAAAGTTTTGTTATGGCACGTAGGACCCTGGCACCCCCAGGAGTGGACTGGCCACCTCCCCCATGGCTTGGGCAGGGAGAGCCTATCTGCCTGCTTCCATGCGCAGAAGTGGACCATTGTTTCCTGCGTAATTGAAGCAATTCTCAGCCAGCCACACAAGACAGACAGGCAGCCACTGCATGTTTTCAGAAGAACAAATATGTGTGTAGTCTGCTATTACTCCTATCTGGGGTCCATATGTAACACCTTTCCCTCATCATTTAACACACAGACTTTTTTGAAGCAATGCAAGCCTGGAAAACTAGTATCTCTTACCCAACAACTTACCAAACTGCTGCCGCAATAAAACTAGCTGTTGTTATAGGTATCAGTGCAGGGTAGGTGGCATCATAGTCCTCGATTCCATGATACCACTCAAGATATATTATGCAATAAAAGGCCACAGACAAACTGATAATCAATAAGCAAATGCCAAGTATAAACCACCAGctgcaagagaaagagaaaatgtgctttaataatgttaaaaacaaaaatacattgaatttaacATTGCCTCAGATCACATTATGCTCCAAGCCAGGCCTCTCTTAAGATGCAGAAAGCAACATACCTTATCTGCCTTCTGCTACTGCATCCAAATTTTGCAGTACTCCAACTTCTAACTGGCTCCCTATTGAGAAGAGGTCCTCACTTTCTGTGTGTGGAATTCTTAGACACGGGGCTTCTTTAATCAACAAAGTTGGCAGGCAGCACTGATTGTTCAGTCATTGTACGACAGGAGAGAAAGCAGAACAGGAGATGGGAAGGAAGGCTAGCTAGGGAATGGAAATTCTTAATAGGTTATCTGACTACTTTTTACTAAGACACACTTGTCTGCTCATGCAGAACTAAAAGCAATGCTGGGATTTATCCTGACAGAGTGTAGGGGAGCCCTAAACAGAAAATGGCAAATTTCAATCACAAACCCAAAGGGTGCCAGATGTGGAGAAGTTCTCCTAAAATATAAACTCCACTCGTATTAGATGTTAGGACACATTTATACATAAAACAGTGCTGGTTTCAGCTGGGTGTCTTACTGTATAAATAGAAAGGTATATGGGATGGGGGTTGAAGCATAGAGTGTATCTGATCTAAGAAAGCTGCACCAAAATTACTCCATATTTCTTTTATCAGATCAGAATAGAAGAAGACAATGAGGAACTGCCATTTTCACTCGCTGCTGTTCTTAGCAACTAAGATGgatccctcctccctctcacacaGATGTTTCAagtgttttaaattatatttcttACTGTTATGTTATACTGATTAATCTACAATAAAGTTTAGGGAGAATCCAACTGAGTTTGTAAATACCTTTGTGTAACTTCTACTTGTAAACCCtccaccaaaaaaacccaccacctctTCTCCTTACCTTTCTTGCTGAATAATCTctttaacaactttaaaaaatTCAATGTAGTATGTAGTAGCTATTGATGCCAATATCCAGAATGCAGAGTGAATGTTAAGTCTGGGAAGCGGCTTCTCCTTCTTCTCTACGCTGGTAGTTTCAACTGTAAATAAAACCGCCATTATTTTGCATACGTCATTAAACAAGACACCACCTTACAGAAGTAAAACATGCACACCAGGTTTCTAAATCATTCTTTGTTGCACTGCAAATGCCTATCACCTCATCCCAGTTGGCCTTGAAATCTACATGACTTCTCAATGCTCTGCTCATCTTAATCATAGGCATTTGGCAGCAGGGTGGTCTATTTATTCTGGCGCAGGCAAAGCAGGGTGTGCACTCAGTGGAATAATCTACATGGCTTGGGGACAAAAGTGGTAGTGGGTACCTCTAAGTCATGTGGCAGAGGGACCTACCTGTGGAAAGGAAGGCGCAAAAAGGTGGGGGTTGAGgaactccttcctcctttcccacaCCCTTGCAGCCATTAGTTTATCACAAGTTCCCACTTGTCATAACATATTGTTGACAATATACTTTGCTGGCTGCCTGAAATACAGCAGAAACTATTATATGACAAGAGGTTAAGCCAATATATTACTACATATTTTCAgtgtaataaataaatccataagTACATGGATGGCTTTGAACGTTCAGTAACCTCTAAGGTCTAAGGGGTTAACTGTAGTTTGGGGTACTCCAGGATCCAACAGGAGGCTTTTGTGGCTAGGAATACTGTCCTAGCTttaactggtccaaaatgcagcggcCGGATTGCTGGCTAGGGGTTCCATTTAGAACTCATATAACAcctcttttaaaacagctgcattagtTGCCTGtaagtttccaggctcaattcaagggATTTAGTTTTAAATCCCTAAGTGACTTTGGCCACAGATACCTGAAAAAACACCTCCTTCCCTACAAGACCCCCTTAGGCATTAAGAGaagcagagggggccctcttgaTAGTTCCACTGCCCTCCGAAGTATGGGGTAGTGGCCTGGGAGAGGACATTCTCtgggcagcccctaagttgtggcatTCCCTCCCCACAGCTGGCATCGTCATTACACAGTATGCTGAAGGCACAGACCTGTCCTCTGACCTTGGACAGTTGACATgactgacccaagacattttggcaactgAGGAAGACCCCCAAATGGCTTCCCACACCCtgtcagggaagaagggaggagtgaagatctacatcatgggtgggccagccctgatggTTGAGATATGTATTTTaagacccaccctattcttttgACTTAACCTGTTGCCGTATTTTTTAATGGCTGACCCGCCCTATGCTATGATGAAGGGTGAGTAATATATCAGAAAAAGGACAAAAGCCATTCACTTCCAGAGCTGGGCGCAGGCATGTGACCTCCTTTACCGGATCAGGCAACCCCTTCAGGAGGGGCTGCCTCCCGGCAGTCTTCAACACTTCCACTCTGCACGACTCCTTGCCATGGTGAGTCATCCATTGCCCTTTAGCAATGATAGCTAGCCAAACCTCACCTTTCATCCTCTGCTTGGAGCTGGGAGATAAAAGCAAAGGTATCCCTCGTGAACACACTGAGCTAGGAAGCTACGGAGGGTGATCCTCGCCCAGGGAACAGGAGGTAAAACTGAAGCTCTTGGCATAGTGAGCAGCAGAAGTGACCTGAGAAGCGTCTCCACTGCCCAGCGCAGAAGCAAGTCCTCTGAAAGGGACGCTGGAACAGGGTGGTAGGTGGCAAGGGGATTTCAAGCAGGAGCGCCAGCCACAGCTCAACGCTGGGTTTGCCAAACAATCCTAGCTTCCCTCTTTGGCTCTGATGGCAATGGCCGGTGCTGGGTGGCAGAGTGCTGGTCCTCCAAGACGTACCCTTGGTGCACCAGCGGACCAAGACCTTGGCTGCCTCCAAGTGGTGGGTGGCAGCAGCGCCACTGACCACCACACAAACAAGCCCCTTAGCCTTCCTCACCCCCCTGAAGCCAGAAATGAGGGCAGGGTATGCCTAGTGAGGCTAAAACCCCTCTTCCAAGACCAGCTCGGAAGGTCCTCAAAGCTGCGCTGGGATTCCAAGGGCCTCAATGCATTTCATGCGCAGGTCCTTATGCACACTTAAATGCATCTGCTTGACCTCCCCAAAAGCCCTCTATGGCTTGGATCCAAGGTGCCTGAAATACTGCGCGCCCTCATAGGAACCTGCCAGGGCTCTTCGGGGGAGGCCCATCTCTCAGTCCCGCCCCCCTTGGGCTTCCTCAGGGGGGAGGCTCCCTCCCCGGCaacttgggaactccctgcctggaGAAGCTGGATGGCTTCTTATCCCAACAAGTTTTggggaactggctgcttttatCAAGAGTCGCTTGCGCCCTGCCATTTTTATTATTGCagttatttgtatggttttaacaGCACACCCCACATATGTAGTTTTGATTCTATCGGCGTGtaacttgtttgttttgcaacGGTA
Coding sequences:
- the TMEM128 gene encoding transmembrane protein 128, which translates into the protein MEEEEEGRDPRLRLRRHLGGQQQQQEPPGPGEAVETTSVEKKEKPLPRLNIHSAFWILASIATTYYIEFFKVVKEIIQQESWWFILGICLLIISLSVAFYCIIYLEWYHGIEDYDATYPALIPITTASFIAAAVCFNISLWPIWSFLTPVVLFVQFMGIVMLVSLLG